The Acidobacteriota bacterium genomic sequence CCGCCACGCCAAGCAGGATGCGGGCCAGCGGCTATCCGGACAAGAGTGGCTCAGACGCGTATTGGGCCGGCACCATTGCTTCTGTTGTGGTGGGGGCAGGTCGAATGGCATATGCGGGAGCACTCAGGGCCATACCTAGGGTGGTTGGCCCCGCTAGTGTAGTCCGCCGTAAATGGTGACGATTATTCGGCTCCATGCGTCGCGCCAGCCTTCTGCGCCTCGATGCGTGCCTTGAGAGCCTGCTGCGCGCGAGTCACCTTCGCAAGTATGTCGCTCGCTGACGCCTGCCAGATGAAGGGCTTCGGCTCGCGGTTGTGTTCCAGCAGGTAGACGTCGATCGCGTCGATGAGGTCACCGACACTCGTGAAGGCGCCACGTCGCAGGGCGTTGACCGTGAGGTCGCGGAAGAAGCGTTCGACCATGTTGAGCCACGAGGCGCTCGTCGGCGTGAAGTGCACCTTCACGCGCGGGTGCTTGGTGAGCCATCGCTGGACGACCGCGTGCTTGTGGGTGGCGTAGTTGTCGCAGATGACGTGCAGTTCCTTGTCGGGCGGGACTTCGGCATCGAGGCGCTTGAGGAATTTCAGCCACTCCTTGTGTGTGTGGCGCGGCATGCAGGTGGCCGAGACGGCGCCGGAAACGATGTTCAGCGCCGCGAAGAGCGTCGTGGTGCCGTTGCGCTTGTAGTCGTGCGTCATCGTGCCGGCGCGACCCTTCTTGATCGGCAGGCCGGGCTGGGTGCGGTCGAGCGCCTGGATCTGGCTCTTCTCGTCGGCCGAAAACACGACGGCATTCGCGGGCGGCGCAAGGTAAAGGCCCACGACATCCTCGAGCTTCTCGGCGAACTTCGGGTCGCGGCTGACCTTGAAGGTGTCGATCCGGTGCGGCTTGAGGCCGTGGCTTCGCCAGATGCGGCCGACCGTCGACTCACTCACGCCGCTCGCCTTCGCCATCGACGAGCGGCTCCACTGCGTCCGTCC encodes the following:
- a CDS encoding IS630 family transposase codes for the protein MRRAVSVVLTSEQQSALDAIVRAPTSAQRAVKRAQVVLLAAKGWENQRIAKKLKMGINNVAEWRRRFVAEGLDALLHDRPGRGRKPTFDAATVAEIVNKTTATLPPGRTQWSRSSMAKASGVSESTVGRIWRSHGLKPHRIDTFKVSRDPKFAEKLEDVVGLYLAPPANAVVFSADEKSQIQALDRTQPGLPIKKGRAGTMTHDYKRNGTTTLFAALNIVSGAVSATCMPRHTHKEWLKFLKRLDAEVPPDKELHVICDNYATHKHAVVQRWLTKHPRVKVHFTPTSASWLNMVERFFRDLTVNALRRGAFTSVGDLIDAIDVYLLEHNREPKPFIWQASASDILAKVTRAQQALKARIEAQKAGATHGAE